In the genome of Deltaproteobacteria bacterium, one region contains:
- a CDS encoding ATP synthase subunit I: protein MAAILVGLVVAGSVGLGSAKFSLSVLGGGVMGLANLWLWQRIVAGMVGRQQGRTVSMAGVVTQSFMKVVGLLAVFLLVFRSPLDLWGVALGFGVTLIGLLVHGLRQY from the coding sequence ATGGCAGCAATTCTAGTTGGCCTCGTTGTGGCCGGCAGTGTGGGGCTCGGCTCGGCCAAATTCTCCTTGTCAGTGCTGGGAGGCGGTGTTATGGGCCTCGCGAATTTGTGGCTCTGGCAGCGGATTGTGGCCGGCATGGTGGGCCGCCAGCAAGGGCGGACGGTTTCGATGGCGGGGGTAGTGACCCAATCCTTCATGAAGGTCGTCGGTCTCCTCGCGGTTTTTCTGCTCGTCTTCCGTTCACCGCTGGATCTTTGGGGCGTCGCGCTCGGATTCGGGGTCACGTTGATCGGGCTGTTGGTTCACGGGCTCAGACAATATTAA
- a CDS encoding M48 family metallopeptidase: MAIQTQWTGRYLDGRSARQHATEVTITTEGLWVQVSTTATLWPYGELRQTQGWYPGEPVRLERGTDPAEALIVENPEFLHVLHAAAPGLAAHLHHPASRRRRPLKIAIAAVVSTLAMLSFYRWGIPLAAHYGADFIPPAWEVKLGSLLSDAMLKQEMVCTDATLQRGIDKLMDAMAYGMAPHAYTFHVTVIDNPTMNAFAVPGGQLVVYTGLLQRTERPEDLAGVLAHEVQHVLQRHGTKALLREFSSQALFAVVFGDAGGMAQTVAEGVRTLGSLQYSREAETEADQRGLALLQAAKINPDGMVRFFTKLEQQETKQSSIPTYLSTHPKTTERADVLRRTMTKGPWRNVQRMMPEAWTMLRARCK; encoded by the coding sequence ATGGCCATACAAACCCAATGGACGGGTCGTTACCTCGATGGACGGAGCGCGCGGCAACATGCCACGGAGGTCACGATCACGACGGAAGGGTTGTGGGTGCAGGTCAGCACCACGGCAACCTTGTGGCCGTACGGCGAACTGCGCCAAACTCAAGGATGGTATCCGGGCGAACCGGTGCGATTGGAGCGGGGAACCGACCCAGCCGAGGCACTCATTGTGGAAAATCCGGAGTTTCTCCATGTTCTGCACGCGGCGGCGCCGGGACTCGCTGCGCATTTACATCATCCGGCATCACGCCGCCGACGACCGCTGAAGATTGCGATTGCCGCAGTCGTCAGCACACTGGCAATGCTCAGTTTTTACCGTTGGGGCATTCCGCTCGCCGCGCATTACGGCGCCGATTTCATCCCTCCAGCGTGGGAGGTCAAATTGGGGAGTCTGCTCTCGGATGCGATGTTGAAACAGGAAATGGTGTGTACCGACGCGACGCTGCAACGCGGGATCGATAAGTTGATGGACGCGATGGCGTATGGAATGGCGCCCCATGCGTATACGTTCCACGTCACAGTGATCGACAATCCGACGATGAACGCGTTTGCCGTGCCCGGCGGACAACTGGTCGTCTATACGGGATTGCTGCAACGCACCGAACGGCCCGAAGATCTGGCCGGCGTACTGGCGCACGAGGTACAACACGTGTTGCAGCGGCACGGTACCAAGGCCTTGTTGCGCGAATTCTCTTCTCAGGCCCTGTTTGCCGTTGTGTTCGGCGATGCCGGAGGGATGGCGCAAACCGTCGCCGAAGGCGTCCGCACGTTAGGGAGTTTGCAATATAGTCGGGAGGCGGAGACCGAAGCGGATCAACGCGGACTGGCATTGCTGCAGGCCGCCAAGATCAATCCGGACGGCATGGTCCGTTTCTTTACGAAGCTGGAACAGCAAGAGACCAAGCAATCCAGTATTCCGACCTATCTCTCCACGCATCCGAAAACGACCGAACGGGCGGACGTCTTACGCCGCACCATGACGAAAGGTCCATGGCGTAATGTGCAGCGGATGATGCCGGAAGCGTGGACGATGCTGCGGGCGCGGTGCAAGTGA
- a CDS encoding DUF898 domain-containing protein, with protein MSTPTYYSAAQFSASPPPRTFGQFGPPSDTGRLQPRFHGSAWTLFGIEIVNWLLTMITLGIYSCWAKVRVRHFIYNQTEFAGDRLTYHGTGRELFIGLLKLLAFGVMAAVVLGGIGWILPTEIKGLVIVFTYLTGLGLIPFALWGGRRYQMSRTSWRGIRFSFRGSLQECYELYLLGGLLTVLTLGCYYPWFRANLRHYWLTHTYFGNTPFTYNGSGSELFTIYLRYWLGMLACLVFAIFTIMSIGGLAMMSGGSMPRAGMAFWIIVAMLGVYVGIPMIGVLMAAAEHRFHWSHTQFTGIRFESSVSGGGLLLRKILQGLALALTAGLAFAWVQIDTLRFYYERLALLGEPDFAKIDQEARETPTATAEGLADAFDVDVGFGVA; from the coding sequence ATGAGCACACCGACGTATTATTCCGCGGCGCAATTCTCCGCATCACCACCACCACGCACGTTCGGCCAATTCGGGCCACCCTCTGACACGGGCCGCCTGCAACCGCGCTTTCACGGCAGCGCCTGGACGCTGTTCGGGATTGAAATAGTGAATTGGCTGCTCACGATGATCACGCTCGGCATCTACAGTTGTTGGGCGAAGGTCAGAGTCCGTCACTTTATCTATAACCAGACCGAATTCGCCGGCGATCGCCTCACCTATCATGGGACCGGACGCGAACTTTTTATCGGTCTGCTCAAACTGCTGGCCTTCGGTGTGATGGCCGCCGTGGTACTGGGCGGCATCGGTTGGATCCTGCCGACGGAGATAAAGGGGCTCGTCATCGTATTCACGTATCTCACCGGACTGGGCCTGATCCCGTTCGCACTCTGGGGCGGGCGCCGTTATCAAATGAGTCGCACGTCGTGGCGCGGGATCCGCTTCTCGTTTCGCGGGTCGCTGCAAGAGTGCTATGAACTGTATCTGCTGGGCGGTCTGCTGACCGTCTTGACACTCGGCTGTTACTATCCGTGGTTCCGTGCGAATCTGCGTCACTATTGGCTCACGCATACCTATTTCGGCAATACGCCGTTCACGTACAACGGGAGTGGGAGCGAGCTGTTCACCATATATCTCCGCTACTGGCTCGGCATGTTGGCGTGCTTAGTCTTCGCGATCTTCACGATCATGAGCATCGGCGGCTTGGCGATGATGAGCGGCGGATCGATGCCGAGGGCCGGAATGGCGTTTTGGATCATTGTGGCGATGCTCGGCGTATATGTCGGCATTCCAATGATCGGTGTGCTGATGGCGGCCGCGGAGCATCGATTCCATTGGAGCCATACACAATTCACCGGCATTCGATTCGAGTCCTCCGTGAGCGGAGGCGGTCTGTTGCTGCGCAAAATCCTGCAAGGCCTTGCGCTCGCGCTTACTGCAGGGCTCGCGTTTGCGTGGGTCCAAATCGACACGCTCCGATTTTACTATGAGCGGCTCGCGTTGCTGGGCGAACCGGATTTCGCCAAGATCGATCAAGAGGCGCGCGAGACACCCACCGCCACGGCAGAGGGACTCGCAGACGCCTTCGATGTCGATGTCGGTTTCGGCGTGGCGTAA
- a CDS encoding cobalamin-binding protein produces the protein MMPDGLRIVSLLASATEMVAALGLAERLVGISHECDWPPTAVAGRPVLTRPKVDITRRSLDIHQDVQQIVARGLSVYEIDTDALVRARPTHIITQDQCEVCAVTRTDVMRATRQCLGTDASILTLHPDRLDDIFSDIRTVATGLGVAPRGEALIGDLRRSMARIAATARALSKRPRVVCLEWTNPLMAAGNWIPELVDMAGAINGLTRVGEHTRVVSWNEIVDFDPDLLLIMPCGYTIAQTLANRADWESLPGWATTRVVRNQQVWFIDGNTYLNRPGPRIVESLAILAGLCHPETLGPSIPLGSVARYAP, from the coding sequence ATGATGCCCGATGGCCTGCGCATCGTCTCGTTGTTGGCCTCCGCGACGGAAATGGTGGCGGCGCTGGGGTTGGCGGAGCGTCTCGTTGGAATCTCCCACGAATGCGATTGGCCGCCAACGGCCGTGGCGGGCCGGCCGGTGTTGACGCGTCCCAAAGTCGACATCACGCGGCGGAGTCTGGATATCCATCAAGACGTGCAGCAAATCGTGGCGCGGGGACTTTCGGTCTACGAAATTGACACCGACGCGTTGGTGCGAGCCCGTCCGACGCATATCATTACCCAAGATCAGTGCGAGGTCTGCGCGGTCACGCGCACGGATGTGATGCGTGCGACCCGGCAATGTCTAGGGACCGACGCCTCGATCCTGACGCTGCATCCCGATCGACTGGATGATATTTTCAGCGACATCCGCACCGTTGCCACCGGTTTGGGCGTGGCGCCACGCGGCGAGGCGCTGATCGGCGACTTGCGGCGTTCTATGGCGCGTATTGCAGCCACGGCGCGTGCGCTCTCAAAGCGTCCGCGCGTCGTTTGTCTCGAATGGACCAATCCGCTGATGGCAGCGGGAAACTGGATTCCCGAACTTGTGGACATGGCCGGTGCGATTAACGGGTTGACGCGAGTGGGAGAGCATACGCGCGTCGTGTCGTGGAACGAAATCGTCGACTTCGATCCCGATCTCTTACTCATCATGCCGTGCGGCTATACGATCGCGCAGACGCTCGCCAATCGAGCAGATTGGGAATCGCTCCCCGGTTGGGCCACGACGCGCGTGGTCCGTAATCAACAAGTTTGGTTTATCGACGGCAATACGTATCTGAATCGGCCCGGCCCGCGGATTGTCGAAAGCCTTGCCATCCTCGCCGGCCTTTGCCATCCGGAGACACTCGGACCATCAATTCCGCTAGGGAGTGTGGCGCGGTACGCACCGTAG
- a CDS encoding AtpZ/AtpI family protein, protein MADLPSEQRKGLLWMAAGFEFGGLVIGGVVLGWWLDQRFALSPWGIVSGLLLGSSSAFYRLWMILQATNQGPRRSDGGK, encoded by the coding sequence ATGGCCGATTTACCGAGCGAGCAACGCAAGGGACTGCTCTGGATGGCCGCCGGTTTTGAATTCGGTGGATTGGTGATCGGTGGCGTGGTCCTCGGGTGGTGGCTGGATCAACGATTTGCGCTGTCGCCGTGGGGAATCGTGTCGGGATTATTGCTCGGATCGAGCAGTGCGTTTTATCGACTGTGGATGATCCTGCAGGCCACGAATCAAGGGCCTCGTCGGTCCGATGGAGGAAAGTGA
- the atpB gene encoding F0F1 ATP synthase subunit A produces the protein MVLSSGHDFGWIPWIAERVRGVPITDMTAALLMAGVVGLLLCLLALRIGRRVRNPETYLVPDRRVTLTALFDAGVDWLAGLAEEVMGAQAKRHLPFLGSVFFYILISNLCGLIPGFLPATSNLNINLAIGFSVFFYYHYMGIRAHGVGPYLKHFAGPLIWIAPLFFVIELVSHVVRPLSLSIRLFGNMTVDHAVLGVFTELTKVIIPVAFLGLGLFVCLVQAFVFTLLSMVYIALAEAHAEESHH, from the coding sequence ATGGTCTTGAGTAGCGGGCACGATTTTGGCTGGATCCCCTGGATCGCGGAGCGGGTGCGTGGTGTCCCCATCACCGACATGACGGCGGCCCTCCTAATGGCTGGGGTAGTCGGCCTGCTGTTGTGCCTGCTCGCATTGCGCATTGGGCGCCGCGTACGGAATCCCGAGACGTATTTAGTTCCCGACCGGCGTGTCACGCTCACCGCGCTATTCGATGCCGGCGTCGATTGGTTGGCGGGCTTGGCTGAAGAAGTCATGGGCGCGCAGGCCAAGCGGCATCTCCCGTTTTTGGGATCGGTTTTTTTCTATATCCTGATCTCCAATCTGTGCGGCTTGATCCCCGGATTCCTCCCGGCCACGAGTAATTTGAACATTAACCTGGCCATCGGGTTTTCGGTCTTCTTTTACTATCATTATATGGGCATCCGGGCGCATGGCGTCGGACCATATTTGAAACACTTTGCCGGGCCGTTGATCTGGATCGCGCCGCTCTTTTTCGTGATCGAATTGGTCAGCCACGTCGTGCGGCCGCTTTCGCTCTCGATCCGGCTCTTTGGCAATATGACCGTCGACCACGCCGTACTCGGTGTGTTTACTGAGCTCACGAAAGTCATCATCCCGGTCGCGTTTTTGGGGTTGGGACTCTTCGTCTGTTTGGTCCAGGCCTTTGTGTTTACACTCTTGAGTATGGTGTATATCGCGCTCGCGGAAGCGCATGCGGAAGAATCTCACCACTAA
- a CDS encoding helix-turn-helix transcriptional regulator — MDSDTHHPNPIRQVATRSVETYVEWSSTECYPGCRPSQLGLKLFADERFHYTGETACLGPLHFRRFHSEGLAAEYHAVPNTYWRMILPLTGPQAWATPSSPQAVDTSREYLLVAPGAHFSFNCAPAARSTLLIDIDPAYVHGVLDDAIGHPIDTLPAPHGGPHSAIPLRPMQNLLAQWRNSLKRPGETGFSQLLADAISRTLVLTALRDWYPDIRRALRAAPAPDPHHPAVQRAIDFLHDHYTESISLDGLAKAAGINKFGLCRLFRRILGETPIRYLYRIRLHKALELLRGGRQRERSVTEVALSVGFEDLSHFARLFRAQFGITPNAVLQGAF; from the coding sequence GTGGACTCAGACACGCATCACCCGAACCCGATCCGTCAAGTTGCCACGAGGTCCGTCGAGACCTACGTTGAGTGGTCCAGTACCGAGTGTTATCCCGGCTGTCGCCCAAGCCAACTAGGTCTCAAATTGTTCGCCGACGAACGCTTTCACTACACCGGTGAAACCGCATGCCTCGGCCCGTTGCATTTTCGCCGTTTTCATTCCGAAGGATTGGCCGCCGAATACCACGCCGTCCCGAACACATATTGGCGGATGATCCTCCCACTCACCGGCCCGCAAGCGTGGGCTACCCCCTCCTCGCCACAGGCGGTCGATACCTCGCGGGAATATTTACTCGTTGCGCCCGGTGCGCACTTTTCATTCAACTGCGCTCCGGCAGCTCGCAGCACGTTATTGATCGACATCGACCCCGCGTATGTCCATGGAGTCCTCGACGACGCCATCGGACACCCGATCGACACGCTGCCGGCCCCGCATGGCGGCCCGCATTCCGCCATCCCGCTGCGCCCGATGCAGAACTTGCTGGCCCAGTGGCGCAATTCATTAAAACGTCCCGGCGAAACCGGATTCTCACAATTATTGGCGGACGCGATTTCCCGCACGCTCGTGCTCACGGCATTGCGCGATTGGTATCCGGATATTCGGCGCGCCCTCCGGGCCGCTCCGGCACCCGACCCGCACCATCCGGCGGTGCAACGCGCCATCGACTTTCTCCACGATCACTATACTGAATCGATCTCGCTCGACGGCCTGGCCAAAGCGGCGGGCATCAACAAATTCGGCCTCTGCCGGCTGTTCCGTCGCATCCTCGGCGAAACGCCGATTCGCTATCTGTACCGCATTCGTCTCCATAAGGCGTTGGAACTGCTCCGTGGCGGTCGACAGCGCGAGCGCTCCGTGACGGAAGTGGCCCTTTCGGTCGGCTTTGAAGACTTGAGCCATTTTGCGCGACTCTTCCGCGCCCAATTCGGCATTACGCCCAACGCCGTGCTGCAAGGAGCATTTTGA
- the atpE gene encoding ATP synthase F0 subunit C — MATMCMAVVAMAEETGGVAGATSKGRGFAILGLMIGMGLATFGGSLGQGKAAASALEGIARNPEAAGKVQTPMIIGLALIESLVLYSLLVALLLLGKV; from the coding sequence ATGGCGACCATGTGCATGGCCGTGGTGGCCATGGCCGAAGAGACCGGCGGCGTGGCCGGCGCGACCAGTAAAGGGCGTGGCTTTGCGATCCTGGGCCTGATGATCGGGATGGGACTCGCCACGTTCGGCGGATCGCTCGGCCAAGGCAAGGCCGCCGCATCGGCGTTGGAAGGGATTGCACGCAATCCCGAAGCCGCCGGAAAAGTCCAGACCCCGATGATCATCGGCCTCGCGCTGATCGAATCGTTGGTCCTGTACAGCCTCCTCGTCGCGCTCTTGCTGCTCGGGAAGGTATAA